Proteins co-encoded in one Kutzneria chonburiensis genomic window:
- a CDS encoding ABC transporter permease, whose translation MTTTVQATTPTGEVPRRDDLGWHGSSFATQVWVLTQRSLNTFLRDPRMMFFSLLQPLVMLLLFSQVFGGISQLGSLHQWGSYINYLLPSTLVTTAMTSAMSSGVGLLTEMSNGVIARFRSMPVSLFSVLLARSLSDTVRMAIQLVVMLIAAALLFGFTPAGGMLGVAAALLVALVVGWGLGWLFLAIATWVKKAETMQAVAFLTMFPLMFGSSAYMPVSTMPGWVQVIANVNPLSYAIFASRGLATTIWEANPAYTLIASLAISGVIALIGGAIATRNFRRTN comes from the coding sequence ATGACCACGACAGTTCAAGCCACTACGCCGACAGGCGAGGTGCCGCGGCGGGACGACCTGGGTTGGCACGGCAGCAGCTTCGCCACCCAGGTGTGGGTACTCACCCAGAGATCGCTCAACACGTTCCTGCGCGACCCACGAATGATGTTCTTCAGTCTGCTGCAGCCGCTGGTGATGTTGTTGCTGTTCAGCCAGGTGTTCGGCGGCATCAGCCAGCTGGGCAGCCTGCACCAGTGGGGCTCATACATCAACTACCTGCTGCCGTCGACGTTGGTGACGACGGCAATGACCTCGGCGATGAGCTCCGGGGTCGGGTTGCTGACGGAGATGTCGAACGGTGTGATCGCAAGGTTCCGGTCGATGCCGGTCAGCCTGTTCTCGGTACTGCTGGCCCGGAGCCTGTCGGACACGGTGCGGATGGCGATTCAGCTGGTCGTCATGCTGATCGCCGCGGCGCTGCTGTTCGGCTTCACGCCAGCCGGCGGCATGCTGGGAGTGGCGGCGGCGCTGCTGGTGGCGCTGGTCGTCGGCTGGGGCCTGGGCTGGCTCTTCCTGGCGATCGCGACGTGGGTGAAGAAGGCCGAGACGATGCAGGCGGTCGCGTTCCTGACGATGTTCCCGTTGATGTTCGGCTCGAGCGCCTACATGCCGGTGTCGACGATGCCGGGGTGGGTGCAGGTGATCGCCAACGTCAACCCGCTGAGCTACGCGATCTTTGCATCGCGTGGGCTGGCGACGACGATCTGGGAGGCGAACCCGGCGTACACGCTGATCGCGTCGCTGGCGATCTCCGGTGTGATTGCGTTGATCGGCGGGGCCATCGCGACACGGAACTTCCGCCGGACTAACTGA
- a CDS encoding ATP-binding cassette domain-containing protein: MTEVMIEARNVSKAFGTVKALDDVSIAVPRGTVLGLLGHNGAGKTTLVNVLTTLLKPTSGSASVAGLDVVSQGDRVRGRIGLTGQFASVDENMSGIDNLVLIARLLGATKKQATARAGELLGTFDLTEAKDRPAKTYSGGMRRRLDLAASLVGRPDVIFLDEPTTGLDPMSRIGLWEIVEGLVGDGTTVLLTTQYLEEADRLADTITVLSKGKVVAAGTATELKAGVGKRTVSVVLAEPEDAATALNALSKAGLHPVHDKARHSVTTPVEKSTDLATVVRALDEVGVEVGELALTEPTLDDVYLAVNTEAPAA, translated from the coding sequence ATGACCGAAGTGATGATCGAGGCGAGAAACGTGAGCAAGGCGTTCGGCACCGTCAAAGCGCTGGACGACGTGAGCATCGCGGTGCCGAGAGGGACGGTGCTCGGGCTGCTCGGCCACAACGGTGCCGGCAAGACGACATTGGTGAACGTGCTGACGACGTTGCTCAAGCCGACCTCGGGATCGGCCTCGGTGGCCGGACTGGACGTGGTGAGCCAGGGCGACCGCGTACGTGGCCGGATCGGCTTGACCGGGCAGTTCGCGTCGGTCGACGAGAACATGTCGGGGATCGACAACCTGGTGCTGATCGCGAGGCTGTTGGGGGCGACCAAGAAGCAGGCGACGGCCAGGGCCGGTGAGCTGCTGGGAACGTTCGACCTGACGGAGGCTAAGGACCGGCCGGCGAAGACGTACTCGGGCGGCATGCGGCGGCGATTGGACTTGGCTGCGAGCCTGGTGGGTCGGCCGGACGTCATCTTCCTGGACGAGCCCACGACGGGGCTGGATCCGATGAGTCGGATCGGGTTGTGGGAGATCGTCGAAGGATTGGTGGGTGACGGAACAACGGTGCTGCTGACAACGCAGTACCTGGAAGAGGCGGACCGGCTGGCCGACACGATCACGGTGCTGTCCAAGGGAAAGGTGGTCGCGGCGGGCACGGCGACGGAGCTGAAGGCCGGCGTCGGCAAGCGCACGGTGAGTGTGGTGCTGGCCGAGCCGGAGGACGCGGCGACGGCGTTGAACGCGCTGTCCAAGGCGGGGTTGCACCCGGTTCACGACAAGGCGCGACACTCGGTCACGACGCCGGTGGAGAAGTCGACCGATCTGGCGACCGTGGTGCGGGCGCTCGACGAGGTGGGGGTCGAGGTGGGCGAGCTGGCGCTTACCGAACCGACGCTCGACGACGTGTATCTGGCCGTCAATACCGAAGCACCGGCTGCCTGA
- a CDS encoding sensor histidine kinase has product MKGRRPSLRRRLGVVSAAAVAVAVIGVSVAAWLLLRDQLSNVVNERLDRQVVFAVKIDSAGMRSNVQSGGPDTPLYQTVFPDGSSLTPVGQASIPVSAADRQVARRELYDTTEDVKINGTSYRVLTRWIRTKQTGPNGHAIQIAIDLSEMNGTLASFGLVLALTGGVGIAAAGVLSYWLTRAGLRPVDRVVAAAEHVASTQDLSAAVSVDQRDPDEVTRVAESMNSMLNALGASRDAQRQLVEDASHELATPLTSLRTNIDLLLRAENHPERRLESADKKRLLQDVQAQMHELDHLIEEVVELARDPRSGEEVEEIDLAEVVRSAMTRARARTPQVNFTLTEAPAMVRGQANALERAVLNLLDNAAKWGPPGLPVEVLVRQWGASAEIKVADRGPGIAEDDLERVFERFHRTKEARQMPGSGLGLAIVRQVVQGHGGRAWMSRREGGGTEAWIRLPQVGPVSATL; this is encoded by the coding sequence GTGAAAGGACGACGACCGTCGCTGCGCCGGCGCCTCGGCGTCGTGTCGGCGGCTGCGGTCGCAGTCGCCGTGATCGGCGTATCCGTCGCTGCCTGGCTCCTTCTTCGTGACCAGCTCAGCAACGTGGTGAACGAGCGCCTCGACCGTCAGGTGGTCTTCGCCGTGAAGATCGACTCGGCCGGGATGCGTTCCAATGTGCAGAGTGGTGGCCCCGACACGCCGCTGTATCAGACGGTTTTCCCGGACGGATCGTCATTGACGCCGGTCGGGCAGGCGTCGATCCCGGTATCGGCGGCCGATCGACAGGTCGCCCGGCGCGAGCTGTATGACACGACCGAGGACGTCAAGATCAACGGGACGTCGTACCGAGTGCTCACCCGCTGGATCCGCACGAAGCAGACCGGACCGAACGGGCACGCCATTCAGATTGCGATCGACCTGAGCGAGATGAACGGAACGCTCGCCAGCTTCGGTTTGGTGCTCGCGCTGACCGGAGGCGTGGGCATCGCGGCAGCCGGCGTGCTGAGTTACTGGCTGACGCGCGCAGGTCTTCGGCCGGTGGATCGGGTTGTCGCGGCCGCAGAACACGTTGCCAGCACACAAGATCTCAGCGCTGCCGTGTCCGTTGACCAACGAGACCCCGACGAGGTCACTCGTGTTGCCGAGAGCATGAACTCGATGCTCAACGCGCTCGGCGCCTCTCGTGACGCACAACGTCAGCTAGTGGAGGACGCCAGTCATGAGCTGGCGACGCCATTGACGAGCTTGCGCACGAACATAGATCTCCTTCTGCGGGCCGAGAATCATCCGGAGCGACGGTTGGAATCGGCGGACAAGAAACGGCTACTGCAGGACGTTCAGGCCCAGATGCACGAACTCGACCATCTCATCGAGGAAGTCGTCGAGCTGGCGCGCGATCCTCGCTCCGGGGAGGAAGTCGAGGAGATCGACCTTGCCGAAGTCGTACGGTCCGCCATGACTCGGGCACGGGCAAGGACGCCTCAGGTGAACTTCACGCTCACAGAAGCGCCAGCGATGGTGCGGGGGCAGGCGAACGCGTTGGAGCGTGCGGTGCTGAACCTGCTGGACAACGCCGCGAAGTGGGGGCCTCCGGGGCTTCCTGTGGAGGTGCTGGTGCGGCAATGGGGTGCCAGTGCCGAGATCAAAGTCGCGGATCGTGGTCCTGGTATCGCCGAGGACGACCTGGAGCGGGTCTTCGAACGGTTCCATCGAACGAAGGAAGCCCGGCAGATGCCGGGGTCAGGCCTTGGACTGGCGATCGTCAGGCAGGTCGTGCAGGGGCACGGTGGTCGGGCATGGATGAGCAGGCGAGAGGGCGGGGGCACCGAGGCGTGGATCCGGCTTCCGCAGGTGGGACCGGTTTCAGCAACGCTATGA
- a CDS encoding response regulator transcription factor — translation MRVLVVDDEPAVRESISRSLRFEGYEVELAADGESALKSQAARPADAVVLDVMMPVIDGLETCRRLRATGDRVPVLMLTARRAIGDRVTGLDAGADDYLVKPFALEELLARLRALLRRTDTGGSERLSFGDLELNVTARTVLRADRMIDLTRTEFDLLELLLRHPRRVLSRSVLFTEVWGYDFGTGSNSLDVYIGYLRRKLEAQGEPRLVHTVRGVGYVLKESENA, via the coding sequence ATGCGTGTCCTGGTCGTAGACGACGAACCCGCGGTCCGCGAGTCCATCAGTCGCAGCCTCCGGTTCGAGGGCTACGAGGTCGAACTCGCCGCAGATGGTGAGTCGGCGCTCAAATCCCAGGCGGCCAGGCCGGCGGATGCGGTCGTGCTCGACGTGATGATGCCGGTGATCGACGGCCTCGAGACATGTCGTCGTCTACGGGCGACCGGAGACCGGGTGCCGGTCTTGATGCTGACCGCCCGCCGCGCGATCGGCGATCGTGTGACCGGCCTCGATGCAGGAGCAGACGACTATCTCGTCAAACCATTCGCGCTCGAGGAACTTCTCGCCAGGTTGAGGGCTCTGCTCCGGCGCACCGACACCGGCGGGAGCGAGAGGCTCTCCTTCGGAGATCTTGAACTGAACGTCACCGCGCGCACGGTGCTCAGGGCCGACCGGATGATCGACCTCACCCGCACTGAATTCGATCTCCTCGAACTGCTGCTACGACATCCGCGCCGCGTGCTGTCACGGTCTGTGCTGTTCACGGAGGTCTGGGGGTACGACTTCGGTACGGGCTCCAACAGCTTGGATGTCTATATCGGCTACTTGCGCCGAAAGCTGGAAGCACAGGGCGAGCCCCGCCTCGTGCACACTGTTCGCGGAGTCGGCTACGTGCTCAAGGAGTCGGAGAACGCGTGA
- a CDS encoding DUF222 domain-containing protein encodes MEEPSNESALLLEALNLTEGGRTVSELIEMMRKLVCLESEVRAAMSHVVAVATSQGVPESTGHSSAAELLKSEFHLSGREASELAVSAIRLRDQLPCTYVALRSGLITWSHATTLVRAVDRLGFGTVQGAEHDWIELIATRTSPEALQRVVNARRLEHDGYSPRTAPRPQPGADPLTPTDTSTTVSEATTFNNASEATDTPVQTSRHSMTARTAPFLSRRANSATAARLRSRRMEKLPGRKQLQSRSGQSRQQQHFRVTLAQVHIRTPRCQTPDACTQTARPGRLSGRSRSQCTGSTAANQRFSAVSSSAMNTPLPSRTARSTRSGSGIAARSGRSNRARRRPPPEQLRGCCEQSRLRSMSVRMASCVSWS; translated from the coding sequence ATGGAAGAACCGTCGAACGAGTCCGCGCTTCTACTCGAAGCGCTAAACCTCACCGAAGGAGGCCGAACCGTCAGCGAACTCATCGAGATGATGAGAAAACTCGTCTGCCTGGAATCAGAGGTACGCGCAGCCATGAGCCACGTCGTGGCAGTGGCGACCTCCCAGGGCGTGCCCGAAAGCACCGGACACTCGTCAGCCGCCGAACTGCTCAAGAGCGAGTTTCACCTCTCGGGCCGCGAGGCCAGTGAGCTCGCAGTGTCCGCCATCCGGCTACGCGACCAACTCCCGTGTACGTACGTCGCGCTGCGGTCCGGCCTGATCACGTGGTCACATGCGACAACCCTCGTACGCGCCGTGGACCGGCTCGGTTTCGGCACAGTCCAAGGCGCCGAACACGACTGGATCGAACTCATCGCCACACGTACCAGTCCCGAGGCTCTGCAACGCGTAGTGAACGCCCGCCGTCTCGAGCACGACGGCTATTCGCCGCGTACCGCCCCCAGGCCCCAACCCGGCGCGGATCCCCTCACACCAACCGACACCTCGACCACCGTATCGGAAGCCACGACCTTCAATAATGCGTCGGAGGCTACAGACACCCCCGTTCAGACATCCCGACACAGCATGACCGCCCGGACGGCACCGTTCCTGAGCCGCCGAGCGAACTCAGCGACCGCCGCAAGGTTGCGCAGCCGGCGCATGGAGAAGCTCCCGGGTCGGAAGCAGCTACAGAGCCGGTCTGGCCAGTCGCGTCAGCAACAACACTTTCGGGTGACACTGGCGCAAGTCCATATCAGGACTCCACGATGCCAAACACCGGATGCGTGCACCCAGACTGCGCGGCCGGGGCGGCTCTCCGGGAGATCTCGTTCACAGTGCACTGGCTCGACGGCGGCCAATCAACGGTTCTCGGCCGTGTCCTCATCTGCGATGAACACGCCACTGCCCTCACGAACTGCCCGGTCGACCAGATCCGGGTCGGGCATAGCAGCACGATCTGGACGATCAAACCGAGCCAGGCGCCGGCCGCCGCCTGAGCAACTGAGAGGTTGCTGTGAACAATCGCGACTGCGCTCGATGTCGGTGAGGATGGCGTCATGCGTGTCCTGGTCGTAG
- the ssb gene encoding single-stranded DNA-binding protein — MYETAVTVVGNVATDVVLRQLQDGIPVASFGVVSNPSRFDTKTQSWVDGNKLFVWVSGWRRLANGAAASLKKGDPVIVTGKLRVDQYEKDGEKRTLVKVDASAIGPNLAFCTAEARRDGTGDIAPFLRAVDLEKISDDQLPPALSAIAG, encoded by the coding sequence GTGTACGAAACAGCAGTGACTGTCGTAGGTAACGTCGCCACGGACGTCGTTTTGCGTCAGCTTCAGGATGGAATTCCTGTCGCCAGCTTCGGTGTGGTTTCTAACCCGAGTCGATTCGATACGAAGACGCAGAGCTGGGTTGATGGCAACAAACTCTTCGTGTGGGTCAGTGGGTGGAGGCGTCTTGCGAATGGCGCTGCAGCGTCCTTGAAGAAGGGGGATCCGGTCATCGTGACAGGCAAGCTTCGTGTGGATCAATACGAGAAGGACGGCGAGAAACGCACACTGGTCAAAGTTGATGCGAGTGCGATCGGTCCGAACCTGGCATTTTGCACGGCCGAGGCCCGGCGCGATGGTACCGGCGACATCGCTCCGTTCCTGCGAGCGGTCGACCTCGAGAAGATCAGCGACGACCAGTTGCCGCCGGCCCTGTCCGCGATCGCTGGGTGA
- the ettA gene encoding energy-dependent translational throttle protein EttA, whose protein sequence is MAEYIYTMKKARKTHGDKVILDDVTTAFYPGAKIGVVGPNGAGKSSVLKIMAGLDQPSNGEAFLSPGYTVGILLQEPPLNEEKTVLGNVEEGVGDIMVKLHRFNEIAELMATDYSEELMDEMGKLQEELDHANAWDLDSQLEQAMDALRCPPPDADVTLLSGGERRRVALCKLLLSKPDLLLLDEPTNHLDAESVLWLEQHLAQYAGAVLAVTHDRYFLDNVAEWIMEVDRGRVIGYEGNYSTYLEKKAERLAVQGKKDVKLQKRLKDELEWVRSGAKARQAKSKARLQRYEEMAAEAEQNRKLDFEEIQIPPGPRLGSVVVEVNDLRKGFGDRVLIDGLSFDLPRNGIVGVIGPNGVGKTTLFKTIVGLEQPDSGTVKIGETVKLSYVDQNRGGIDPKKNVWEVVSDGLDHIQVGQTEMPSRAYVSAFGFKGADQQKPAGVLSGGERNRLNLALTLKQGGNLILLDEPTNDLDVETLGSLENALEQFPGCAVVISHDRWFLDRVATHILAWEGTDEQPAKWFWFEGNFEGYEKNKVDRLGIDAARPHRVTHRKLTRD, encoded by the coding sequence ATGGCCGAGTACATCTACACCATGAAAAAGGCGCGGAAGACGCATGGGGACAAGGTCATCCTCGATGACGTCACCACCGCGTTCTACCCGGGCGCCAAGATCGGTGTCGTCGGCCCGAACGGCGCGGGCAAGTCGAGCGTCCTCAAGATCATGGCCGGTCTCGACCAGCCGAGCAACGGTGAGGCCTTCCTCAGCCCCGGCTACACCGTGGGCATCCTCCTCCAGGAGCCGCCGCTCAATGAGGAGAAGACCGTTCTCGGCAATGTCGAGGAGGGCGTCGGCGACATCATGGTGAAGCTTCACCGCTTCAACGAGATCGCCGAGCTCATGGCCACGGACTACTCCGAAGAGCTCATGGACGAGATGGGCAAGCTCCAGGAGGAGTTGGACCACGCCAACGCGTGGGACCTCGATTCCCAGCTCGAGCAGGCCATGGACGCCCTTCGCTGCCCGCCGCCCGATGCCGATGTGACGCTGCTGTCCGGTGGTGAGCGCCGCCGAGTCGCGCTGTGCAAGCTGCTGCTGAGCAAGCCCGACCTGCTGCTCCTCGACGAGCCCACCAACCACCTGGACGCGGAGAGCGTGCTCTGGCTCGAGCAGCACCTCGCCCAGTACGCCGGCGCTGTCCTCGCTGTCACCCACGACCGCTACTTCCTCGACAACGTCGCCGAGTGGATTATGGAGGTCGACCGTGGCCGCGTGATCGGCTACGAGGGCAACTACTCGACCTACCTCGAGAAGAAGGCTGAGCGCCTCGCCGTCCAGGGCAAGAAGGACGTCAAGCTGCAGAAGCGTCTCAAGGACGAGCTCGAATGGGTTCGGTCCGGCGCCAAGGCCCGGCAGGCCAAGTCGAAGGCCCGCCTCCAACGCTACGAGGAGATGGCGGCGGAGGCTGAGCAGAACCGCAAGCTCGACTTCGAAGAGATCCAGATCCCGCCCGGCCCCCGTCTGGGCAGTGTCGTCGTCGAGGTGAACGACCTGCGTAAGGGCTTCGGTGACCGCGTCCTCATCGATGGTCTGTCGTTCGACCTGCCGCGCAACGGCATCGTCGGCGTGATCGGTCCGAACGGCGTCGGCAAGACCACCCTGTTCAAGACCATCGTCGGTCTGGAGCAGCCGGACTCGGGCACCGTCAAGATCGGCGAGACGGTCAAGCTCTCCTACGTCGACCAGAACCGCGGCGGCATCGACCCCAAGAAGAACGTGTGGGAGGTCGTGTCCGACGGCTTGGACCACATCCAGGTCGGTCAGACCGAAATGCCCTCGCGTGCCTACGTCAGTGCCTTCGGCTTCAAGGGCGCCGACCAGCAGAAGCCGGCGGGCGTGCTGTCGGGTGGTGAGCGCAACCGCCTCAACCTCGCGCTGACCCTCAAGCAGGGCGGCAACCTGATTCTGCTCGACGAGCCGACCAACGACCTCGACGTCGAGACCCTGGGCTCGCTGGAGAACGCACTTGAGCAGTTCCCCGGCTGCGCTGTGGTCATCTCCCACGATCGGTGGTTCCTTGACCGCGTCGCAACCCACATCCTGGCGTGGGAGGGCACCGACGAGCAGCCGGCGAAGTGGTTCTGGTTCGAGGGCAACTTCGAGGGCTACGAGAAGAACAAGGTCGACCGGCTGGGCATTGACGCGGCCCGCCCGCATCGGGTGACCCACCGGAAGCTGACACGGGACTGA
- a CDS encoding sensor domain-containing diguanylate cyclase, with protein sequence MAGSGETQADAEVGTLSVPAWQLRWRAPELSLVLSDRASALATGRRDDVERLRAETLAVFALNQLDKGVQAVERAVAALKAAEAGNHDEIGWRLRIELAACARAAGVPLTGFGVLKPVLRTDGVPPEVRASALVGLTDCLVLIGRSKELTDGLDQADQLYGEDTALDDDEKLLSRALLRASAARQHRRWGDLKAAVGAAQDGLALLGELSDAKADSGYVASRLVLELVCALMDSEQLADAVKAAEELLERPVRAPSAAAVGWLKLALATRVHLPAGRTAIANDLLLDVADSAVRHQLDPLLSESMLALSHVHEMAGQLAEALICLRSAHTAERRRTAALYTVRTKLAEEFAAVHRESSGLKEQLPGLIRPRRTNPEPRSDTDAVTGLLNRNGFRRQIDAVVNGGYIDHALSLVLLDVDVAGTSGNGVAPVDEQVMRKIADRVRDTAPGKAAVGRTAGDELAVLLPDTTRDQAQRWVEELRSEVSPGLAVTVTTGVAEYRPGSGGEALLTDADQALSQARGGGGRRRRRPGWSRRCTEGRDYGGASRSSASSDSSTFGRLASPKGAAG encoded by the coding sequence GTGGCCGGCAGTGGCGAGACGCAGGCGGATGCGGAGGTTGGCACGCTCAGCGTGCCTGCCTGGCAGCTGCGTTGGCGGGCTCCGGAACTGAGCCTGGTGCTCAGCGACCGGGCGTCAGCCCTCGCCACGGGTCGCCGGGACGATGTGGAGCGGTTGAGGGCGGAGACGCTCGCGGTATTCGCCCTCAACCAGCTCGACAAGGGTGTTCAAGCGGTCGAACGCGCAGTTGCAGCGCTCAAGGCTGCTGAGGCAGGCAATCATGACGAGATCGGCTGGCGGCTTCGCATCGAATTGGCGGCCTGCGCGCGCGCCGCAGGGGTACCGCTGACCGGATTTGGTGTGCTCAAGCCGGTTTTGCGGACTGACGGCGTGCCGCCGGAGGTACGGGCATCTGCGCTCGTCGGGCTGACGGACTGCCTGGTGCTGATCGGTCGGAGCAAGGAGCTGACCGACGGGCTGGATCAGGCCGATCAGCTTTACGGCGAGGACACTGCTCTCGACGATGACGAGAAGTTGCTGTCGAGGGCATTGCTGCGTGCTTCTGCGGCGCGACAGCATCGTCGATGGGGCGACTTGAAGGCTGCCGTTGGGGCGGCGCAGGACGGTCTCGCCCTGCTCGGCGAGTTGAGCGACGCGAAGGCTGACTCCGGGTACGTCGCCAGCCGGTTGGTGCTGGAACTCGTCTGTGCCTTGATGGATTCCGAGCAGCTGGCGGACGCGGTGAAGGCCGCTGAGGAACTGCTCGAACGACCCGTGCGGGCACCGTCGGCGGCAGCGGTCGGCTGGCTCAAGCTGGCGTTGGCGACGCGTGTCCACCTGCCGGCCGGCCGGACGGCCATTGCCAACGACCTGCTGCTCGATGTCGCCGATAGTGCTGTGCGGCATCAGCTTGATCCGCTGCTGTCGGAGAGCATGCTGGCGCTGTCGCATGTTCACGAGATGGCCGGTCAACTCGCTGAAGCGTTGATCTGTCTGCGCAGCGCCCACACCGCGGAGCGGCGCCGGACTGCCGCCCTGTACACCGTGCGAACGAAGCTCGCTGAGGAATTCGCGGCCGTACATCGCGAAAGTTCAGGGCTCAAGGAGCAGCTGCCGGGGTTGATCAGGCCGCGGAGGACCAACCCGGAGCCGCGTTCGGACACCGACGCTGTGACAGGGTTGCTGAACCGCAACGGATTCCGTCGGCAGATCGACGCCGTGGTCAACGGCGGTTACATCGACCACGCGTTGTCTCTGGTGCTGCTTGACGTCGACGTCGCCGGGACGAGCGGTAATGGTGTTGCTCCGGTGGACGAGCAGGTCATGCGCAAGATCGCCGATCGAGTGCGCGACACGGCTCCGGGCAAGGCCGCGGTTGGCCGAACCGCTGGTGACGAGTTGGCTGTGCTGCTGCCGGACACGACGCGGGACCAGGCTCAGCGTTGGGTGGAAGAACTCAGGTCTGAAGTGTCGCCGGGGTTGGCCGTCACGGTGACCACCGGTGTCGCTGAATATCGCCCGGGTAGCGGCGGCGAAGCGCTGCTCACCGACGCGGATCAAGCCCTGTCGCAGGCCCGAGGCGGGGGCGGCCGGCGACGCCGTCGACCTGGTTGGTCGCGGCGCTGCACAGAAGGCCGAGACTACGGCGGAGCGAGTCGATCCAGCGCTTCGTCCGACTCCAGCACCTTCGGACGACTTGCCTCGCCGAAGGGTGCGGCGGGCTGA